The Rhodoferax sediminis genome has a segment encoding these proteins:
- a CDS encoding FAD-dependent oxidoreductase → MHLDKRWWLVIAVVGLVALFQIFDVSRFLSLAAIKSSQADLETWRRAQPVFAGLMFFSGYIAVVALSVPGATWMTLAAGAVFGLGWGVLIVSFASTIGATLVFLASRWLLGGWVQARFGDRLVAMNAGIARDGGFYLFTLRLVPVVPFFVINLAMGLTTIRTRTFYWVSQLGMLAGTLVYVNAGTQLARIDSLSGIVSPTVLGSLVLLGILPLAARKVLDGVQARRIYARWQRPKSFERNLVVIGGGSAGLVTAYIAAALKAEVTLVERHQMGGDCLNTGCVPSKALIRSAKFLSHVQRSKEFGIRSAHAEFDFAEVMERVERVIKTVEPHDSVQRYTSLGVDVVQGAARLVSPWEVEITRHDGHVQRLTTRSIVIAAGARPSVPPIPGIERVDVFTSDNVWSLRQRPDRLVVLGGGPIGSELTQAFARLGCRVTQVEMAPRILLREDPDVSQLVTARFRGEGIDVRVGHTAKRVEVNGGEKLLVADHEGQEVRIPFDVLLVAVGRTPNLTGYGLQELEVVTGRTLEVNGYLQTNFPNIYAAGDVAGPYQFTHTAAHQAWYAAVNALLDPFKKFRADYRVIPWATFVEPEVARVGLNETEAKERNVPHEVTVYGLSDLDRAIADEEAHGFVKVLTLPGKDRILGVTIVGEHAGDLLAEFVLAMKYGIGLNKILGTIHTYPTLAEANKYVAGNWKRTHTPQGLLAWGERFHAWRRG, encoded by the coding sequence ATGCATCTGGACAAACGCTGGTGGTTGGTGATCGCTGTGGTCGGACTGGTGGCCCTATTCCAAATCTTTGACGTCTCACGATTCCTGAGCTTAGCCGCCATCAAAAGCAGCCAGGCGGATCTTGAAACGTGGCGGCGCGCGCAACCGGTGTTTGCTGGCCTGATGTTTTTTTCGGGTTACATCGCCGTTGTGGCTTTGTCGGTTCCCGGAGCCACTTGGATGACATTGGCAGCCGGTGCCGTCTTCGGCCTCGGATGGGGCGTGTTGATCGTCTCGTTTGCATCGACCATCGGGGCGACCCTCGTGTTCCTTGCCTCACGCTGGTTGCTGGGCGGCTGGGTCCAGGCTCGCTTTGGCGATCGCTTGGTGGCCATGAATGCCGGCATCGCCAGGGATGGCGGCTTCTACCTGTTCACTCTGCGCCTGGTGCCTGTGGTACCTTTCTTCGTCATCAATCTCGCCATGGGCCTGACAACCATCAGGACGCGGACGTTCTACTGGGTCAGCCAACTCGGCATGCTGGCCGGCACGCTGGTCTACGTGAATGCCGGAACCCAATTGGCCCGGATCGATTCGCTCTCAGGCATCGTCTCGCCCACCGTTCTTGGCTCATTGGTGCTGCTCGGAATCCTGCCGCTGGCAGCGCGCAAAGTCCTCGATGGCGTGCAGGCCCGCCGCATCTATGCACGCTGGCAGCGCCCCAAAAGCTTCGAGCGCAATCTGGTCGTCATCGGTGGCGGGTCGGCTGGTCTTGTCACGGCCTACATCGCGGCGGCACTGAAGGCCGAGGTGACCCTGGTCGAAAGGCACCAGATGGGCGGCGACTGCCTGAACACGGGCTGCGTGCCGTCCAAAGCCCTCATCCGGTCCGCTAAGTTCTTGTCGCATGTGCAGCGTTCCAAGGAATTTGGCATCCGCTCGGCGCACGCCGAATTCGACTTCGCCGAGGTCATGGAACGGGTCGAGCGCGTGATCAAGACCGTAGAGCCGCACGATTCGGTACAGCGGTACACCAGTCTCGGCGTCGACGTGGTGCAAGGCGCCGCCCGCCTCGTGTCGCCGTGGGAAGTGGAAATCACCCGCCACGACGGGCATGTGCAGCGCCTGACCACTCGCAGCATCGTCATTGCGGCCGGCGCCCGCCCGTCCGTGCCTCCGATTCCCGGCATCGAGCGGGTCGACGTCTTCACCTCGGACAACGTGTGGAGTCTGCGGCAGCGACCCGATCGCCTGGTGGTGCTGGGCGGCGGCCCGATCGGCAGCGAGCTGACGCAAGCCTTTGCGCGACTCGGGTGCCGGGTCACGCAGGTCGAGATGGCACCGCGCATTCTGCTGCGCGAAGACCCCGACGTGTCGCAGCTGGTCACCGCGCGCTTTCGCGGCGAGGGCATCGACGTGCGCGTCGGGCACACGGCGAAGCGAGTGGAAGTCAACGGTGGCGAGAAACTGCTGGTTGCCGACCATGAGGGCCAGGAGGTTCGCATCCCCTTCGACGTTTTGCTGGTCGCCGTCGGCCGCACGCCTAACCTCACCGGATATGGCTTGCAGGAACTGGAAGTGGTCACAGGCCGCACGCTTGAAGTCAACGGCTACCTGCAGACCAACTTCCCCAACATCTACGCGGCCGGCGATGTCGCAGGGCCCTATCAATTCACCCACACCGCGGCGCACCAAGCCTGGTACGCCGCGGTGAATGCGCTGCTCGACCCCTTCAAGAAATTCCGCGCCGACTACCGTGTGATTCCGTGGGCCACCTTCGTCGAGCCCGAAGTCGCCCGGGTGGGACTGAACGAAACGGAGGCGAAGGAGCGCAACGTGCCCCATGAAGTCACAGTGTACGGCCTGAGCGACCTGGACCGCGCGATTGCCGACGAAGAGGCCCACGGCTTCGTGAAGGTGCTGACGTTGCCAGGTAAGGACCGCATCCTGGGCGTAACCATCGTCGGCGAACACGCCGGCGACCTGCTCGCCGAATTCGTGTTAGCCATGAAATACGGCATCGGTCTGAACAAAATCCTCGGCACCATTCACACCTACCCAACGCTGGCCGAGGCCAACAAATACGTCGCCGGCAACTGGAAGCGCACGCATACACCCCAGGGCCTGTTGGCTTGGGGCGAGCGCTTCCACGCATGGCGGCGTGGCTGA
- the mtnP gene encoding S-methyl-5'-thioadenosine phosphorylase gives MDPIRIGIIGGSGLYRMDGLTDTREHVVDTPYGPPSDALLLGKLDGVDVAFLARHGRGHKLIPGQIPFRANIYAMKSLGVQYLLSVSAVGSMREEIAPLDMVLPDQFIDFTRTREGSFFGNGAVAHVALADPVCGALRSVMAQAYADAGFADIRLHDGGTYVCIEGPAFSTRAESTWYRSLGAAVIGMTNMPEARLAREAEIAYATVALATDWDCWHPHQVCVTAEIAIGNLQANAQRAQTLLGHAVRRLAATWPVSAAHSALSSALVTPPAAMTAEVRARLSALLARFL, from the coding sequence ATGGACCCCATCCGCATCGGCATCATCGGCGGCAGCGGCCTGTACCGGATGGACGGGCTCACCGATACGCGAGAGCACGTCGTCGATACGCCGTACGGCCCGCCTTCCGACGCGCTGCTGCTCGGCAAACTCGATGGCGTGGATGTCGCTTTCCTGGCGCGCCACGGCCGTGGCCACAAGCTGATTCCGGGGCAGATCCCTTTTCGCGCCAACATCTACGCGATGAAGTCGCTCGGCGTGCAGTATCTGCTGTCGGTGTCGGCCGTAGGTTCCATGCGTGAAGAGATCGCCCCACTGGACATGGTGTTGCCGGACCAGTTCATCGACTTCACCCGCACGCGCGAAGGCAGCTTCTTCGGCAACGGGGCCGTGGCCCACGTTGCATTGGCCGACCCGGTCTGCGGTGCACTGCGCAGCGTGATGGCCCAAGCCTATGCCGACGCCGGATTCGCGGACATTCGCCTGCACGATGGCGGCACCTACGTCTGCATCGAAGGGCCGGCTTTCTCCACGCGCGCCGAGTCGACCTGGTACCGCAGCCTGGGAGCGGCCGTGATTGGAATGACCAACATGCCCGAGGCTCGGCTGGCGCGCGAAGCTGAAATCGCCTATGCGACGGTGGCCCTGGCCACTGATTGGGACTGTTGGCATCCGCACCAGGTTTGCGTCACGGCCGAAATTGCGATTGGCAATCTGCAGGCCAATGCCCAACGCGCCCAGACGTTGCTGGGCCACGCGGTCAGGCGACTCGCGGCCACTTGGCCGGTGTCGGCCGCGCACTCCGCCTTGAGCTCCGCCCTGGTCACTCCACCTGCAGCGATGACCGCGGAAGTGCGCGCGCGTTTAAGCGCGCTGCTCGCGCGGTTTCTGTGA
- a CDS encoding zf-HC2 domain-containing protein — translation MNWMHSCKKVAELLSQRLDEPLGLIDSLRLRIHLSMCDNCGNVDKQMSSVNALAADLFSGGGAIQEDAQATQHSEATPTSPA, via the coding sequence ATGAACTGGATGCATTCTTGCAAGAAAGTCGCGGAGCTCTTGTCGCAGCGACTGGATGAACCGCTCGGGCTCATCGACAGCCTGCGGCTGCGCATTCACCTATCGATGTGCGACAACTGCGGCAATGTCGACAAGCAGATGAGCAGCGTGAACGCGCTGGCGGCGGACCTGTTCTCGGGCGGAGGGGCAATCCAAGAGGACGCGCAAGCAACGCAACATTCGGAAGCCACGCCGACAAGTCCCGCATGA
- a CDS encoding sigma-70 family RNA polymerase sigma factor, translating into MTLLDLPITGDAPMCAGAAISELDLEGQLPSLRQRLLRHARFALSDTSLAEDLVQDTLMAVVEQRDQHRGVASLVTWATAILKNKIADWYRSPARRRIVQLSPDDEKLDDAIDALYDPDGAYTDPIPAWQQPDNLMEQRQMMTVLERCVSCLPRQTGRIFMMREWLGFETTEICERVGVSAENCRTIMHRARMALRGCMQRDWINTKANV; encoded by the coding sequence ATGACACTTCTTGACCTACCCATCACCGGCGATGCACCAATGTGCGCCGGTGCGGCCATTTCCGAGCTCGATCTGGAAGGGCAACTCCCGTCGCTGCGCCAGCGGCTTCTTCGGCACGCGCGGTTTGCGCTGAGTGATACCAGTCTCGCCGAGGACCTGGTGCAGGACACATTGATGGCCGTTGTGGAGCAACGCGACCAGCATCGCGGCGTGGCCTCGCTCGTGACGTGGGCGACGGCGATCCTGAAGAACAAGATCGCCGACTGGTACCGCTCGCCCGCCCGGCGTCGTATCGTGCAGCTGAGCCCAGACGATGAGAAGCTCGATGACGCCATTGACGCGCTTTACGATCCCGACGGGGCCTACACCGACCCGATCCCCGCCTGGCAACAGCCTGACAACCTGATGGAGCAGCGACAGATGATGACCGTGCTCGAAAGGTGCGTGAGCTGCCTGCCTCGCCAGACGGGCCGCATCTTCATGATGCGCGAATGGCTGGGGTTCGAAACCACCGAAATCTGCGAGCGTGTCGGCGTCAGTGCCGAGAATTGCAGGACCATCATGCACCGCGCCCGCATGGCGCTTCGCGGCTGCATGCAACGCGATTGGATCAACACCAAGGCCAATGTATGA
- a CDS encoding YeeE/YedE thiosulfate transporter family protein, with protein MQRGSFAWHRPNDASNWLRHAGGGALMGSGATMVPGGNDTLLLGSLPMMTATALFSYLSMLAGIALVLGTLRATRTPMPVISCSPSGCDEARVPQTPGSGR; from the coding sequence CTGCAACGAGGCTCGTTCGCCTGGCACCGGCCGAACGATGCCTCGAACTGGCTGCGGCACGCTGGCGGCGGCGCACTGATGGGATCGGGTGCAACCATGGTGCCGGGCGGAAATGACACGCTGCTGCTTGGCAGCCTGCCGATGATGACGGCCACCGCCTTGTTCAGCTATTTGTCAATGCTCGCTGGTATTGCACTGGTGCTTGGCACTTTGCGCGCGACACGCACGCCGATGCCAGTGATCTCCTGCTCGCCTTCCGGCTGCGACGAGGCGCGCGTCCCACAAACACCCGGTTCGGGTCGATGA
- a CDS encoding YeeE/YedE thiosulfate transporter family protein, with amino-acid sequence MSLEIVTLACALLIGFAAHRASLRNVRAISEVITAGSMHLLWSPLQAMLWTATLTGVLVLGFGMTPQPAWARTPLALAWAGGLLFGVGAALNGGCSLSTLTRLADGDLGILATLGGFLVGVRTWIGLQATGLPAGLAAVVSPWSRWPQLAPWLLALFLAWAFHRLKVLWQLSRGRHQLKAALLAPTFHLSIPAALLGLAAGLLYARQGAWSYTNYLRTRVLNSWGAAPAPSTWHGLLVLGLPAGMIAFDAATRLVRLAPAERCLELAAARWRRRTDGIGCNHGAGRK; translated from the coding sequence ATGTCTCTCGAAATCGTCACCCTCGCCTGCGCCTTGCTGATCGGCTTTGCCGCGCACCGCGCAAGCCTGCGCAACGTACGCGCCATTTCCGAAGTTATTACGGCGGGCAGCATGCACTTGTTGTGGAGTCCGCTACAAGCAATGCTCTGGACAGCTACGCTGACGGGAGTTCTGGTTCTTGGGTTCGGTATGACGCCGCAGCCCGCCTGGGCCCGCACGCCGCTTGCGTTGGCTTGGGCCGGCGGACTGCTGTTCGGCGTGGGCGCGGCTCTCAATGGTGGCTGTTCACTTTCCACGCTGACGCGCCTGGCCGACGGCGACTTGGGCATACTGGCTACGCTGGGCGGATTCCTGGTTGGCGTGAGAACCTGGATTGGCTTGCAGGCGACGGGCTTGCCCGCAGGGCTGGCGGCGGTGGTATCACCCTGGTCGCGCTGGCCACAGTTAGCGCCTTGGCTCCTGGCCCTTTTCTTGGCGTGGGCCTTCCACCGTCTGAAGGTGCTATGGCAATTGAGCCGAGGCCGCCACCAGCTCAAGGCGGCGCTGCTGGCGCCGACCTTTCATCTTTCGATACCTGCCGCACTCCTCGGCTTGGCCGCAGGTCTGCTGTATGCCAGGCAAGGAGCGTGGTCCTACACCAATTACCTGCGGACAAGGGTGTTGAACTCGTGGGGCGCAGCGCCGGCTCCCTCAACGTGGCATGGCCTCCTGGTGCTCGGGCTGCCCGCCGGCATGATCGCCTTCGACGCTGCAACGAGGCTCGTTCGCCTGGCACCGGCCGAACGATGCCTCGAACTGGCTGCGGCACGCTGGCGGCGGCGCACTGATGGGATCGGGTGCAACCATGGTGCCGGGCGGAAATGA